Proteins found in one Salvia splendens isolate huo1 unplaced genomic scaffold, SspV2 ctg906, whole genome shotgun sequence genomic segment:
- the LOC121791770 gene encoding biotin carboxyl carrier protein of acetyl-CoA carboxylase 2, chloroplastic-like, giving the protein MAACGFGTSTLKVANLEWGIVTPKFINLQTLYGLKPPKYVPLALSYKSKKALMIGCRSSKSEAGPDSTTNLEDNPEESLSSDVPSTYVPNPFEVESLLTVMCDTKSVMQFELKLGDFQLHVTRESAEQSAPPHAPVPAPVAAQSVTETPASDNSDPSPPLALTKPSYFSGRVQTLLDKAVDEGLAILQSPRVGYFRRSRTIKGKRAPPSCKEKDTVKEGQVLCYIEQLGGELPVESDISGEVVKILKEDGDPVGYGDALIAVLPSFPGILL; this is encoded by the exons ATGGCTGCGT GCGGTTTTGGGACTTCAACCCTTAAAGTTGCAAACTTGGAGTGGGGCATTGTTACACCCAAATTCATCAATTTGCAGACTTTGTATGGTTTGAAGCCCCCAAAATATGTCCCGTTGGCATTGTCATACAAATCGAAGAAGGCTTTGATGATTGGGTGCCGGAGTTCGAAATCCGAGGCTGGGCCTGATT CTACTACAAATTTGGAGGACAACCCTGAAGAAAGTCTGTCTTCTGATGTGCCAAGCACATACGTTCCCAATCCGTTTGAG GTAGAATCTCTTCTGACAGTTATGTGTGACACAAAATCAGTAATGCAGTTTGAACTTAAA CTTGGGGACTTTCAATTACATGTGACAAGAGAATCGGCTGAGCAGAGCGCTCCTCCACATGCTCCAGTTCCTGCACCAGTTGCTGCCCAATCAGTTACTGAAACCCCTGCCTCTGATAATTCTGATCCGTCACCGCCTTTAGCCCTCACCAAACCATCATATTTCTCTGGAAGAGTTCAGACCTTGCTTGACAAGGCAGTGGATGAAGGTTTGGCAATACTTCAATCTCCAAGG GTTGGATACTTTAGGAGATCTAGGACGATTAAAGGGAAACGTGCTCCTCCATCTTGCAAAGAG AAGGATACAGTGAAGGAGGGTCAGGTGCTCTGCTACATCGAACAGCTAGGTGGTGAACTACCTGTTGAG TCCGACATTTCTGGCGAGGTCGTTAAGATACTTAAAGAAGATGGCG ATCCCGTTGGATATGGTGATGCTCTTATCGCTGTCCTTCCTTCCTTTCCTGGGATATTACTATGA